A section of the Pseudomonas sp. FP453 genome encodes:
- a CDS encoding ABC transporter ATP-binding protein, whose protein sequence is MTAITIRLQGCRKAFADGTVAVHDLDLTVRGGETLAILGPSGCGKTTTLRLIAGLERPDVGQVFFGDQDVTRLPIERRDVGMVFQNYALFPNLDVAGNIVYGLKIRGVPVQERNQRCEELLELVGLQAHGPRSIHELSGGQRQRVALARALAPRPKVLLLDEPLAALDAQLRERLRSELNELLRGLGITSVFVTHDQGEAMALGDRILVMERGRVAQLASPRDIYQKPANAFVAGFVGNLNAFAVIAPSAHGLKVCGGELPWHEASLPNTLYCRPEHLRVMEREGHLHGHLVAQFFQGAQSRLLVDVGAPQPLLVDSSDNQLYAVGAPIALAIAPHMLFTLNA, encoded by the coding sequence ATGACCGCTATCACTATCCGCCTGCAAGGCTGTCGCAAGGCATTCGCCGACGGCACTGTGGCCGTGCATGACCTGGACCTCACCGTCAGAGGCGGCGAAACCCTGGCGATTCTCGGCCCGTCCGGGTGTGGCAAGACCACCACCTTGCGCCTGATCGCCGGCCTGGAACGCCCGGATGTGGGCCAGGTGTTTTTCGGTGATCAGGACGTAACGCGCCTGCCCATCGAACGCCGCGACGTGGGCATGGTGTTCCAGAACTACGCGCTGTTTCCCAACCTGGATGTGGCGGGGAATATCGTCTACGGCTTGAAGATTCGCGGCGTGCCCGTGCAGGAGCGCAACCAGCGCTGCGAGGAATTGCTGGAGCTGGTGGGCTTGCAGGCTCACGGCCCGCGCAGCATCCATGAATTGTCCGGCGGCCAGCGCCAACGGGTGGCACTGGCCCGTGCCTTGGCGCCGCGCCCCAAGGTGTTGCTGCTGGATGAGCCGCTGGCGGCCCTCGATGCACAACTGCGTGAACGCCTGCGCAGTGAACTCAATGAGTTGCTGCGCGGGCTGGGCATCACCTCGGTGTTCGTCACCCACGATCAGGGCGAAGCCATGGCCCTCGGTGATCGCATCCTGGTGATGGAGCGAGGCCGGGTTGCGCAGTTGGCGAGCCCGCGCGACATCTACCAGAAACCGGCCAACGCCTTCGTCGCCGGCTTTGTCGGCAACCTCAATGCCTTTGCGGTGATCGCGCCGTCAGCCCATGGCTTGAAAGTCTGCGGCGGCGAGTTGCCGTGGCACGAAGCGAGCCTGCCCAACACCCTGTACTGCCGCCCGGAACACCTGCGGGTGATGGAGCGCGAAGGGCACCTGCACGGCCATCTCGTCGCGCAGTTTTTCCAGGGCGCGCAAAGCCGCCTGCTGGTGGATGTCGGCGCCCCGCAACCGCTGCTGGTGGACAGCAGCGACAACCAGTTGTACGCCGTCGGCGCGCCGATTGCCCTGGCG
- a CDS encoding ABC transporter permease, with protein sequence MKRSSLFVLQLLFTLLVCAFMLVPVLMSLLAGLTRNFFVGVSSGLTFDWLIQVWQAYSPTVWLSLQLALACAVCVCVIGVPAAYALVCMNNRFSRAFEELMVLPVAMPGLASALALLLTYGQFGGFRSSWLFILVGHVLFTLPFLVRPVMAVMQRQQLPVLEEAAASLGAGPIKRFFSVVVPNCRAGILAGVLMVVTLSLGEFNLTWMLHTPMTKTLPVGLADSYASARLEIASAYTLIFLLMIVPLLIALQAISARLSRGERR encoded by the coding sequence GTGAAGCGCTCATCGTTGTTTGTGCTGCAACTGCTGTTCACCTTGCTGGTGTGCGCCTTCATGTTGGTGCCGGTGCTGATGTCGCTGCTGGCTGGGCTGACCCGCAACTTCTTCGTCGGCGTGTCCAGCGGCCTGACCTTCGACTGGTTGATCCAGGTGTGGCAGGCCTACTCGCCGACGGTGTGGCTGTCGCTGCAACTGGCCCTGGCCTGCGCGGTGTGCGTCTGCGTGATTGGCGTGCCGGCGGCTTACGCCCTGGTGTGCATGAACAATCGCTTCAGCCGCGCCTTTGAAGAGCTGATGGTGCTGCCGGTGGCCATGCCGGGCCTGGCCAGTGCGTTGGCGCTGTTGCTGACCTACGGCCAGTTCGGCGGCTTTCGCAGCAGCTGGTTGTTCATTCTCGTTGGCCATGTGCTGTTCACCTTGCCGTTCCTGGTGCGCCCGGTGATGGCGGTGATGCAACGCCAGCAATTGCCGGTGCTGGAAGAGGCCGCGGCCAGCCTCGGTGCGGGGCCGATCAAGCGCTTTTTCAGCGTGGTGGTGCCCAACTGTCGCGCCGGGATTCTCGCCGGCGTGCTGATGGTGGTGACCCTGTCCCTGGGTGAATTCAACCTGACCTGGATGCTCCACACGCCGATGACCAAGACCTTGCCCGTGGGCCTGGCCGACAGCTACGCCTCGGCGCGCCTGGAAATCGCCAGCGCCTACACCCTTATCTTTTTGCTGATGATCGTGCCGCTGCTGATTGCGTTGCAGGCCATCAGTGCCCGTTTGTCCCGTGGAGAGCGTCGATGA
- a CDS encoding iron ABC transporter permease → MAASAKQAAWALAPAFAVLLAFWLLPLAHLVLLGAESRDSNGSGYWQVLSSTQYLGSLAQTCALAVFVTLAALLVGGISGVFLARQQFFGRSALVALLTFPLAFPGVVVGFLVILLAGRQGLFASLGLQLAGERWIFAYSLAGLFVGYLYFSIPRVILTVMAACESLDRSLEEAAHSLGAGHWRVVCDVIVPGLAPALASCGAICFATSMGAFGTAFTLGTRLNVTPVAIYNVFTNYANFAVAAALSVVLGALTWAVLLLTRRLVKNAGTVL, encoded by the coding sequence GTGGCTGCATCGGCAAAACAGGCGGCCTGGGCGCTGGCCCCGGCCTTCGCAGTGCTGCTCGCGTTCTGGCTGTTGCCGCTGGCGCACCTGGTGCTGCTCGGTGCCGAGAGCCGCGACAGCAACGGCAGCGGCTACTGGCAAGTGCTTAGCAGCACGCAGTACCTGGGCAGCCTCGCGCAAACCTGCGCGCTGGCGGTGTTTGTCACGCTCGCCGCGTTGTTGGTCGGGGGTATCAGCGGGGTGTTCCTTGCGCGCCAGCAGTTTTTCGGGCGCTCGGCGTTGGTGGCGCTGCTGACGTTTCCCCTGGCATTCCCGGGTGTGGTGGTGGGCTTCCTGGTGATTCTGTTGGCGGGGCGCCAGGGCTTGTTCGCGTCGCTGGGCCTTCAACTGGCCGGTGAACGCTGGATTTTCGCCTACTCGCTGGCCGGGCTGTTTGTCGGCTACCTGTACTTCTCGATCCCCCGGGTGATCCTCACCGTGATGGCCGCCTGTGAAAGCCTCGACCGCAGCCTGGAAGAAGCCGCGCACTCCCTCGGTGCCGGGCATTGGCGCGTGGTGTGCGACGTGATCGTGCCGGGCCTGGCGCCAGCGTTGGCCTCCTGCGGGGCGATCTGTTTTGCCACGTCCATGGGCGCCTTTGGCACGGCGTTCACCTTGGGCACGCGGCTCAACGTCACCCCGGTGGCGATCTACAACGTGTTCACCAACTACGCCAACTTCGCCGTCGCCGCCGCGCTGTCGGTGGTGCTCGGCGCGCTGACGTGGGCAGTGTTGCTGCTCACCCGGCGGCTGGTGAAAAACGCGGGGACCGTCCTGTGA
- a CDS encoding ABC transporter substrate-binding protein, giving the protein MRAFSKTLAAVLLCGAASLAQAADTAICYNCPPDWADWGTQLKAIAASTGVQVPLDNKNSGQSLAQLVAEKAAPVADVVYYGVTFGLQAQKAEVVGTYKPKGFEQIPAGLKDPAGHWFAIHSGTLGIMVNVDALGGLPVPQSWADLLKPEYKGMVGYLDPSSAFVGYVSAVAINRALGGDLDNFAPAIDYFQKLAKNAPIVPKQTAYARVLSGELPILVDYDFNAYRARYKDNANVAFVIPKEGSISVPYVMSAVANAPHRANAEKVLDFVLSDQGQALWAKAYLRPVRPVEMPAEVAAQFLPDSDYARAGVVDYQKMAAVQEAFAARYLNEVK; this is encoded by the coding sequence ATGCGCGCATTCAGTAAAACCCTGGCCGCCGTGCTGCTGTGCGGCGCGGCCAGCCTGGCCCAGGCCGCCGACACCGCAATCTGCTACAACTGCCCGCCGGACTGGGCCGACTGGGGCACCCAGCTCAAGGCCATCGCCGCCAGCACCGGCGTGCAGGTGCCGCTGGACAACAAGAATTCCGGCCAATCCCTCGCGCAACTGGTCGCCGAGAAAGCCGCACCGGTGGCCGACGTCGTCTACTACGGCGTGACCTTTGGCCTGCAAGCGCAAAAAGCCGAGGTGGTCGGCACCTACAAACCCAAGGGCTTCGAACAGATCCCTGCGGGCTTGAAAGACCCGGCCGGCCACTGGTTCGCGATCCACTCCGGGACCTTGGGCATCATGGTCAACGTCGATGCCCTCGGCGGCCTGCCGGTGCCGCAAAGCTGGGCCGACCTGCTCAAGCCTGAGTACAAAGGCATGGTCGGCTACCTCGACCCGTCCAGCGCCTTCGTCGGCTACGTGTCGGCGGTGGCGATCAACCGCGCCCTGGGCGGCGACCTGGACAACTTCGCCCCGGCCATCGACTACTTCCAGAAACTGGCGAAAAACGCCCCCATCGTGCCCAAGCAAACCGCCTATGCGCGGGTGCTGTCCGGTGAGTTGCCGATCCTCGTGGACTACGACTTCAACGCCTACCGCGCGCGCTACAAGGACAACGCCAACGTCGCCTTCGTGATCCCCAAGGAAGGCAGCATCAGCGTGCCCTACGTGATGAGCGCCGTGGCCAACGCGCCGCACCGCGCCAACGCCGAGAAGGTCCTCGACTTCGTCCTCTCGGATCAAGGCCAGGCACTCTGGGCCAAGGCCTACCTGCGTCCGGTACGTCCGGTAGAAATGCCGGCCGAGGTCGCCGCACAGTTCCTCCCCGACAGCGACTACGCCCGCGCCGGTGTGGTGGATTATCAAAAGATGGCCGCCGTGCAGGAAGCGTTCGCCGCCCGTTATCTGAACGAGGTCAAGTAA
- a CDS encoding LacI family DNA-binding transcriptional regulator, which translates to MTDLKDVARLAGVSRATAARAFASPDQVRPTTREQVFAAARELGFRPNLLGRQLRLQTTQLIGVVVPNLLNPVFAEQFQAMERAARARGYSLVLATTDYNSERESIVVEELLRQRVDGLVLTVTDAESNAVLSSLNTEQTPFVLAYHQPGNPNYSAVSVDNRAGMALATRYLLDAGHRRISMVAGPALQSDRARLRYAGYCDAMHEYGLGARPVIEMPAHTQAEFAAIAPSLQGPDAPTALVCSNDFLAISLIAELRRNAWNVPGQLSVMGFDGISLGTQMHPTLCSVVQPIALLASTVIDQLLAQIAGHAPISHCLPCHIRPGESTQPREETPDARIQ; encoded by the coding sequence ATGACTGACCTGAAAGACGTTGCCCGACTGGCCGGTGTATCCCGTGCCACCGCCGCCCGGGCCTTTGCTTCGCCGGACCAGGTGCGTCCGACGACCCGCGAGCAGGTGTTCGCCGCCGCCCGTGAGTTGGGGTTCCGGCCCAATCTGCTGGGCCGCCAACTGCGCCTGCAAACCACCCAGTTGATCGGCGTGGTGGTGCCCAACCTGCTCAACCCGGTGTTCGCCGAGCAGTTCCAGGCCATGGAGCGTGCCGCGCGTGCACGGGGCTACAGCCTGGTGCTGGCCACCACCGACTACAACAGCGAGCGCGAAAGCATTGTGGTGGAAGAGCTGCTGCGCCAACGCGTCGATGGCCTGGTGCTGACGGTCACCGATGCCGAAAGCAACGCGGTGCTGAGCAGCCTGAACACCGAGCAAACGCCGTTCGTGCTGGCCTATCACCAACCGGGCAACCCCAACTACAGCGCCGTGTCGGTGGACAACCGCGCCGGCATGGCCTTGGCCACCCGCTATCTGCTGGACGCCGGCCACCGGCGCATCAGCATGGTCGCCGGGCCCGCGTTGCAATCGGACCGCGCTCGCCTGCGCTACGCCGGCTATTGCGATGCGATGCACGAGTACGGCCTCGGCGCGCGCCCGGTGATCGAAATGCCGGCGCACACCCAGGCCGAATTCGCCGCCATCGCGCCGTCTCTGCAAGGCCCCGACGCGCCCACTGCGCTGGTGTGCTCCAACGATTTCCTCGCCATCAGCCTGATCGCCGAGCTGCGCCGCAACGCCTGGAATGTCCCCGGGCAACTCTCGGTGATGGGCTTCGACGGCATCAGCCTCGGTACGCAGATGCACCCGACGCTGTGCAGCGTGGTGCAACCCATCGCGCTGCTCGCCAGCACGGTGATTGACCAACTGCTGGCGCAGATCGCCGGCCACGCACCGATTTCCCATTGCCTGCCTTGCCACATCCGGCCCGGCGAAAGTACTCAACCCCGTGAGGAGACCCCTGATGCGCGCATTCAGTAA
- a CDS encoding carboxynorspermidine decarboxylase produces MIKTPYYLIDKQKLLVNMQKIAYVREQSGAKALLALKCFATWSVFDLMQQYMDGTTSSSLYELKLGRQKFAGEAHAYSVAWADDEIEEMLENCDKIIFNSISQLQRFAERSEGKTRGLRVNPQVSSSDYLLADPARPFSRLGEWDPVKIEGVIDQISGFMFHNNCENGDFSLFDKMLGTIEERFGALLHKVEWVSLGGGIHFTGEDYAVDAFCARLKAFSEKYGVQVYLEPGEAAITNSASLEVTVLDTLYNGKNLAVVDSSIEAHLLDLLIYRLNAKLAPSDGEHTVMVCGKSCLAGDIFGEYQFDRPLTIGDRLSFIDTAGYTMVKKNWFNGLKMPSIVVKQLDGTVEVVREFGYDDYLSSLS; encoded by the coding sequence ATGATCAAAACGCCGTACTACCTCATCGATAAACAGAAGCTTCTGGTCAACATGCAGAAGATTGCTTACGTGCGCGAACAGTCCGGCGCCAAGGCCCTGCTGGCGCTCAAGTGCTTTGCCACCTGGTCGGTGTTCGACCTGATGCAGCAATACATGGACGGCACCACCTCGTCGTCGCTGTACGAGCTGAAGCTCGGTCGCCAGAAGTTCGCCGGTGAAGCGCACGCCTACAGCGTGGCCTGGGCCGACGATGAAATCGAAGAGATGCTGGAGAACTGCGACAAGATCATCTTCAACTCCATCAGCCAATTGCAGCGTTTTGCCGAGCGTTCCGAAGGCAAAACCCGTGGCCTGCGGGTGAACCCGCAAGTGAGCAGCTCCGATTATCTGCTGGCCGACCCGGCGCGTCCGTTCAGCCGCCTGGGCGAATGGGACCCGGTGAAGATCGAAGGCGTGATCGACCAGATCAGCGGCTTCATGTTCCACAACAACTGCGAGAACGGCGATTTCAGCCTGTTCGACAAAATGCTCGGCACCATCGAAGAACGCTTCGGCGCGCTGCTGCATAAAGTCGAGTGGGTCAGCCTCGGCGGCGGCATCCACTTCACCGGCGAAGACTATGCGGTCGACGCATTCTGCGCGCGCTTGAAAGCGTTCTCCGAAAAGTACGGCGTGCAGGTCTACCTGGAACCCGGCGAAGCGGCGATCACCAACAGCGCCTCCCTGGAAGTCACCGTGCTCGACACCCTCTACAACGGCAAGAACCTCGCCGTGGTAGACAGCTCCATCGAAGCCCACCTGCTGGACCTGCTGATCTATCGCCTCAACGCCAAGCTGGCACCGAGCGATGGCGAACACACCGTGATGGTGTGCGGCAAATCCTGCCTGGCCGGGGACATCTTCGGCGAGTACCAATTTGATCGTCCGCTGACCATCGGCGATCGGCTGTCGTTTATCGACACCGCGGGCTACACCATGGTCAAGAAAAATTGGTTCAACGGCCTGAAAATGCCGTCCATCGTAGTGAAACAACTCGACGGTACTGTCGAAGTGGTTCGTGAATTTGGTTACGACGACTACCTGTCCAGCCTTTCGTAA
- a CDS encoding saccharopine dehydrogenase family protein, whose protein sequence is MKKNVLIIGAGGVAKVVAHKCAQHNDELGRIAIASRNISKCQAIIDSVKAKGSLKVPAEIQAFALNALDVEATKALIRETESQIVINVGSSFLNMSVLRACIDTGVAYLDTAIHEEPGKVCETPPWYGNYEWNHLEECKQKNITAILGVGFDPGVVNAYAALAQQQHFDRIDSIDILDVNAGSHGKYFATNFDPEINFREFTGQVWSWQNSQWTSNTMFEVKRTDDLPVVGSQNLYLTGHDEVHSLSKNLDVPNVRFWMSFGEHYINVFTVLNKLGLLSEKPVTTAEGLEVVPLKLVKAVLPDPSSLAPGYTGKTCIGDLVKGTKDGKAREVFIYNVADHEEAFAETDSQGISYTAGVPPVAAALLVARGEWDVQRMANVEELPAEPFLKALDVMGLPTRIKDEHGDRAWDAIA, encoded by the coding sequence TTGAAAAAGAACGTTCTTATCATTGGTGCAGGAGGTGTCGCCAAGGTGGTGGCCCACAAGTGCGCGCAGCACAACGACGAACTCGGTCGTATTGCTATCGCGTCGCGCAACATCTCCAAATGCCAGGCCATCATCGACAGCGTCAAGGCCAAGGGTAGCCTCAAAGTACCCGCCGAAATCCAAGCCTTCGCGCTGAACGCCCTGGACGTGGAAGCGACCAAGGCCCTGATCCGCGAGACCGAATCGCAGATCGTCATCAACGTCGGTTCCTCGTTCCTCAACATGTCGGTACTGCGTGCCTGCATCGACACGGGCGTGGCCTACCTCGACACCGCCATCCACGAAGAGCCGGGCAAGGTCTGCGAGACCCCGCCGTGGTACGGCAACTACGAGTGGAACCACCTGGAAGAGTGCAAACAGAAGAACATCACCGCCATCCTTGGCGTGGGCTTCGACCCGGGTGTCGTCAACGCGTACGCCGCGCTGGCGCAGCAACAGCATTTCGACCGCATTGATTCGATCGACATCCTCGACGTCAATGCCGGCTCCCATGGCAAATACTTCGCCACCAATTTCGACCCGGAAATCAACTTCCGCGAGTTCACCGGACAGGTGTGGAGCTGGCAGAACAGCCAGTGGACCAGCAACACCATGTTCGAAGTCAAACGCACCGATGACCTCCCGGTCGTCGGTTCGCAGAACCTGTACCTGACCGGCCACGATGAAGTGCACTCGCTGTCGAAAAACCTCGACGTGCCCAACGTGCGTTTCTGGATGAGCTTCGGCGAACACTACATCAACGTGTTCACCGTATTGAACAAGCTCGGCCTGCTCTCCGAAAAACCGGTGACCACCGCCGAAGGCCTGGAAGTCGTGCCATTGAAACTGGTCAAGGCCGTACTGCCCGACCCGTCTTCGCTGGCGCCCGGCTACACCGGCAAGACCTGCATCGGCGACCTGGTCAAAGGCACCAAGGACGGCAAGGCGCGCGAGGTGTTCATCTACAACGTAGCTGACCACGAAGAAGCGTTCGCCGAAACCGACAGCCAGGGCATCTCCTACACCGCCGGCGTGCCGCCAGTAGCCGCCGCGCTGCTGGTGGCCCGTGGCGAGTGGGATGTGCAACGCATGGCCAACGTCGAAGAACTGCCGGCCGAGCCGTTCCTCAAGGCGCTGGACGTGATGGGCTTGCCGACGCGGATCAAGGACGAGCACGGTGATCGTGCGTGGGATGCGATTGCCTGA